Proteins from one Desmodus rotundus isolate HL8 chromosome 9, HLdesRot8A.1, whole genome shotgun sequence genomic window:
- the GJC1 gene encoding gap junction gamma-1 protein, with translation MSWSFLTRLLEEIHNHSTFVGKIWLTVLIVFRIVLTAVGGESIYYDEQSKFVCNTEQPGCENVCYDAFAPLSHVRFWVFQIILVATPSVMYLGYAIHKIAKMEHGEADKKAARSKPYAMRWKQHRALEETEEDHEEDPMMYPEMELESEKENKEQNQPKPKHDGRRRIREDGLMKIYVMQLLARTVFEVGFLIGQYFLYGFQVHPSYVCSRIPCPHKIDCFISRPTEKTIFLLIMYGVTGLCLLLNIWEMLHLGFGTIRDSLNSKRRELEDPGVYNYPFTWNTPSAPPGYNIAVKPDQIQYTELSNAKIAYKQNKANIAQEQQYGSHEEHLPADLETLQREIRMAQERLDLAIQAYSHQNNPHVPREKKAKVGSKAGSNKSSASSKSGNGKTSVWI, from the coding sequence ATGAGCTGGAGCTTCCTGACTCGCCTGCTAGAGGAGATCCACAACCACTCCACGTTTGTGGGGAAGATCTGGCTCACCGTGCTCATCGTCTTCCGGATTGTCCTCACAGCTGTAGGCGGGGAGTCCATCTACTACGACGAGCAGAGCAAATTCGTGTGCAACACGGAGCAGCCAGGCTGCGAGAACGTCTGCTACGATGCCTTCGCGCCCCTCTCCCATGTGCGCTTCTGGGTGTTCCAGATCATCCTGGTGGCGACCCCCTCGGTGATGTACCTGGGCTACGCCATTCATAAGATCGCCAAGATGGAGCACGGCGAAGCAGACAAGAAGGCAGCTCGGAGCAAACCCTATGCAATGCGCTGGAAACAGCACCGGGCTCtggaagaaacagaagaggaCCATGAAGAGGATCCCATGATGTATCCAGAAATGGAAttagaaagtgaaaaagaaaataaagagcagaaCCAACCTAAACCCAAGCATGACGGCCGACGGCGGATTCGGGAGGATGGTCTCATGAAGATCTATGTGATGCAGTTGCTGGCAAGGACCGTGTTTGAGGTGGGCTTTCTGATAGGGCAGTATTTTCTCTACGGCTTCCAAGTGCACCCGTCTTACGTGTGCAGCAGAATCCCTTGCCCTCACAAGATAGACTGCTTTATTTCTAGACCCACGGAGAAGACCATCTTCCTTCTGATAATGTACGGTGTTACAGGCCTTTGCCTGTTGCTTAACATTTGGGAGATGCTTCATTTAGGGTTTGGGACAATTCGAGACTCACTAAACAGTAAAAGGAGGGAACTGGAAGACCCGGGTGTTTATAATTATCCTTTCACTTGGAATACACCATCTGCTCCCCCTGGCTATAACATTGCTGTCAAACCGGATCAAATCCAGTACACCGAATTGTCCAATGCTAAGATCGCCTACAAGCAAAACAAAGCCAACATCGCCCAGGAACAACAGTACGGCAGCCATGAGGAGCACCTCCCAGCTGACCTGGAGACTCTGCAGCGGGAGATCAGAATGGCTCAGGAACGCTTGGATCTAGCAATCCAGGCCTACAGTCACCAAAACAACCCCCATGTTCCCcgggaaaaaaaagccaaagtggggtCTAAAGCTGGGTCCAACAAAAGCAGTGCAAGTAGCAAATCAGGGAATGGGAAGACCTCCGTCTGGATTTAA